Proteins co-encoded in one Callospermophilus lateralis isolate mCalLat2 chromosome 2, mCalLat2.hap1, whole genome shotgun sequence genomic window:
- the LOC143389372 gene encoding olfactory receptor 5P76-like has product MDSLVNGNHSTVTEFILLGLTEDPILRVFLFVIILCIYLVTICGNLSTIILIRVSSQLHHPMYFFLSHLASADIGYSSSVTPNMLVNILVKRNAISYLGCGIQLGSAAFFGTVECFLLAAMAYDRFVAICNPLLYSTKMSTQVCLQLFVVAYTGGFLNASSFVISFFSLLFCGPNRVNHFFCDFAPLVELSCSDVSVPSVVTSFSVGSIIVVTVFVIVISYIFILITILRMSSTEGRLKAFSTCTSHLTAVTLFYGTITFIYVMPRSNYSTDQNKVVSVFYTVVIPMLNPLIYSLRNQEIKGALKREISKKIFFY; this is encoded by the coding sequence ATGGATTCCCTGGTCAATGGGAACCACTCTACAGTGACAGAGTTCATTCTATTGGGCTTAACTGAGGATCCAATCCTCCGAGTCTTCCTCTTTGTGATCATCCTGTGCATCTACCTGGTGACCATCTGTGGCAATCTCAGCACGATCATTCTCATCAGAGTCTCTTCTCAGCTCCATCACCCCATGTACTTTTTTCTGAGCCACTTAGCTTCTGCTGACATAGGCTATTCATCTTCTGTCACACCCAATATGCTTGTAAACATCCTGGTGAAGAGGAATGCCATCTCCTACCTTGGGTGTGGCATCCAGCTTGGTTCAGCAGCGTTCTTTGGGACAGTGGAGTGCTTCCTTCTGGCTGCCATGGCCTATGATCGCTTTGTGGCAATCTGCAACCCACTGCTTTACTCCACCAAAATGTCCACACAAGTCTGTCTCCAGTTATTTGTAGTGGCTTATACAGGGGGTTTCCTCAATGCTTCCTCCtttgtcatttctttcttttctttgctcTTCTGTGGACCAAAtcgagtcaaccattttttctgtGATTTTGCTCCTTTGGTTGAGCTCTCTTGTTCTGATGTTAGTGTCCCCTCAGTTGTTACCTCATTTTCTGTTGGCTCCATCATTGTGGTAACAGTTTTTGTCATTGTCATCTCCTACATCTTCATCCTCATCACCATCCTGAGGATGAGCTCCACTGAGGGACGCCTCAAGGCCTTCTCCACCTGCACCTCCCACCTCACTGCAGTCACTCTGTTCTATGGGACCATTACCTTCATTTATGTGATGCCCAGGTCCAACTATTCCACTGACCAGAACAAGGTGGTGTCTGTGTTCTACACAGTGGTGATCCCCATGCTGAACCCTCTCATCTATAGTCTCAGGAACCAGGAGATTAAAGGGGCTCTGAAGAGAGAGAttagtaagaaaatatttttttattga